A stretch of DNA from Gasterosteus aculeatus chromosome 7, fGasAcu3.hap1.1, whole genome shotgun sequence:
AAGGCACGAAGTAGCCGACGTTGAGGAGCGTGACGGCCAGCGCGTAGGTGACGTACGGCCGCTCCAGCAGCACCGGCAGCTCCAGGTAGGAGGCGACCCGCCGCAGCGCTGCGGCGAGCGGAGGCCCCCGCTGTGGATCTGCCTGTGTGACGAGGGGAGGGACGAGCTTCACCGTCTTCACTTTCGCACGCGCGTCAACGCTGTTGGCGCGATTTCTCGAAATGTACTGCGAAACCACGTCGTGCGGCGCGTGAGTACCTTCGCCGCGGCttcgggccgccgccgccgccgcgggcGGATGAGGGCCCCGCAGGGCACGATGTTGAGGCTGAGGGCCCCGAGGATCAGGAGGGCCCCCCGCCAGGCGTAcgtctccaccagcagctggaaGAGCGGGTTGAAAGCGAAGGAGGACAGGCCGATGCTGGAGAAGCCCACGCCCAGCACCAGGGTGCGTCGGCGGGTGAAGTGAGCCATGACCGTGGCCACCATGGGGGTGAAGACCAGCCCCCAGCCCAGACctaaggggggaggaggaggagggatcacTTTGACTCTCTCTAGGTCAACAGTTCACCAcgtaaacaaaaaagacaacctGCTTCCCAAAAAGCATCGGGAAAAGGTCGCCTTGAATTCGGATTACCGGAGATGACGCCCATGGTGAGGTAGAGGTGAACCAGACACGTGGCCTGCGAGGCGAGTACGAGGCCGAGGCCAGCGAGGCAGCCCCccgccatcaccaccacccgGGCATCGTACGCGTTGCAGAGGGCCGCGCCGAGCGgacctgcaaaacacacaatcgGTGTTCAGTGCCATTGCGACACACTCGAGGTTACGTATTTGGGAAGTTACCTATAGCTCCGTTTGAGCAATGGTTGGCTATATGGGATGAATTTGTAATGAGTGACCCACTGGGCTTGTTAAAGAGTTAATGAGTTacaaaccccccctcctctcttctccacaGACCATCTCCAAAATAGCTCAGGACGTCCACTCAATGAATCACCGgcacttttcttttgttaaaaactCACTGAAGAACTGCTGTGCCGCCAGGCCCGTGGACGAGATCCACGAGATGGCCTGGGCGCTCTCCTCGAAGTACTGGACAAACTCCACGAAGAAGACgcccaggctgcgcatgaggccgAACACGAGGCTGGTGCTGACGAACAGGGCGCCGACCAGCACCCATCCCCAGCCCCCTTCCGGGGtctcgtcctcatcctcctcttcctccgggcGCCGTCCCTCCGCTCTGGGCTCCACGTTGGTCATGTCCCGTAGGAAAGTGCGAAGTGATCGCTCTCGCCTTCTGCAAAAGACATATAAAAGGTTGTGAAATGCCCGTAATGATTGACTCCCCACGCGCCAATAGATTCCCCCGGTTGTGCCAAATGTCTGTTAGCAGGTTGGTCAAGCAGCCGGCCTTCATCTGACAAGCAGATGTAGGTGAGAGGTGAGGTGAAAGGTTCGTGGAAACGTTGCATATTCAACCTCCAGAGGGAGATTAGAGGGGGTGGGAATGAACGCATGGGGGGGTCAGGTGGTATGTGCGAAAGTATTAACAGCGCTTCATTGTCTAAACGTTACGGCCTCATTACAGAATTTATTACTTCAGGTGCCTCTGGTTCCCACCGATGATCCTTCTTCTATAACCGGACCCGAGTCCACCTGGGGTAAATGATTTAGATAAGACGAGTGTGCCGTTTGTCAGCAGGGttttctccttctgctgcttaATTCGGGGAGTTGGGCCAAAGCAACAAGTCGCACAACCCAGATCCTCTCCAAACACGTCGCCTTTGCAGGAATTACAAGAATTTGCACGCTCTTAAATCTCCATGCAGTGATGTAGACTCAAACGAAGTACACCAGATTAGGGTGAAGCGAACGCTGCAGCTCAGTGAAGGGTTTCGCACGCGGATCAGGTGACATTTAAGTCAACAATTTACTGGAACGTATTGCGCGCTGCCACCACACGCAACGCTCACGTCACCCGAGCGGCGCTAAAACGACGCCACTGCTACGAGTGACGTAACGGTGACGTTTAGTGAAACGTCCTGAAAACCTCCGAGACGTCTGGAACAACCCCAAAAAATACACGTCAACGTCCATCCGGTGACGTTAACGTTCAAATAATAAGTCCTCGCGGGTCTCACCTTCCTGTCGGTCCGGAGCAGCACCGGGTCCTGCGGAGCGGAACACGGGGACGGAGCGTAAAAGGCGCGCATGCGCAGTCCGCCCACCGGGCATAAAGCTGGGATAATATCTCAGGCCTGTTTACAGCCGATAATCACTtgtagttaaagttaaaaaacaaactgtgtcATGATGGATGAAAGCATTTAAAAGTAGTTTAACGTCAATAAATTCActaaaccccctccccccccccttccctcttccACCGAATATTACCCCCAGGCCCCAGGTTAAAATTATCTTCCCTTTCAACATGTTTAATAGTCAGTAATCAGCTATTGTGAATGAAAAAACAGGAATTCGTGCTAGTTTTAATGTTATTGAATTTGAGTCTACAAAATACATTGTAAAGGTTTTCCCCCCTCTGATAAACTTTGTGACTTTAGTGAACTCTCTCCCCCTTGACAGGATGCTATCGGCcacaaatgggggggggggcaaaatggTTGGAAAGTCCCGTCAGACTTCCAACGTTTGTCTGCTGAGCGCGGACAATAAGCCCCAGCTAGCCACAACTCATCGGGGGGGCAGGAAGCAGGGatggcagagggagggagagttcAGCGggaggctgccccccccctcaccctattcacattacacacacacacgcgtgtgctgcTGTCGGCTGGTGAGTGGTACGAGCGCCCGTTGTTAGGAACCTGGAGGAAACAGGTGCCCCAGGCTTCATTGTTTCCACAAAAGCAAccaaaaggggaagaaaaaaaatggcggGACAAATGTGACTGGACAGAAGGCCGTGATTCATGGGCAGAACGGAGTGCGTTAACCAGAGGAAGGAAGTCCAGGGAAGagagaggctgcaggaggacagTGCAGAAAATATGCACTTTGTGAGCCATCTTTTTAGAGTTTCACCGTTTGTTTATAGATCATACACAATATTCCCAAAATGCTAATTGCAGATATTAAATGAGACACCGGACACCAAAACTCCAATTCCTATACAATGATTTAATTTAGATTGTACAAAACCATCTTTGTCCAGCAAATaaacccacacatacacacacaactgtaaTATTACTAATACTCATCTAATTGCATACAGTCTTCTTAATTTAAATTTAACTTATTTAACTTCTATACTGACTACAATCAGTGCGCGAAGACTAAGTCCTTTGCCTGCTCGGACTATGAAGGCAGACATCACTGCATACTTTGTTCGCAGGCCCCAGGCCTCAAGGTGAAGTATAAAAGttaaatatacacattttaGAAGAATATTTCCAGccttaaaacacatgttttcaaTTGAATTTATCTTCAGAAAACTCCCACATTTTACCTTTTAACCTTTTCCTTCAGGAAACCTGCTTTATCCTTCTTTCATACTCAAACATTCACATTTCTCAAAACCCTGCGTGCACTCATCCCAACATCTCTTTCCAcgtcttcttcccttccttccGTCCCTTCACAAACCTTCaaaaacacttttcaacaaTCTCCatctcaaaaacattttgaaagatgTTGATCGATGATGAAGCTCATCCAAAAACTCTCTCTCCAAACGGAATCAATTCtctaatttaaaataattcacCGAACATTTTCTGACCCGTTACGATTCAGACATCATTCTGATGAAGACGCCCCTTCAGCAGGCCTGCAGAACGGTCTGGTAGGGCTCGGTCAGGACCTTGTAGCGGACCTTGGTGTTGGTGACGGCCCCGTGCTTTTGGCGCAGGTGAAGACGCAGCTGGCTCTTGTGGCGGAAGTGTAGGTCACACTTCTCACACTGAGGGGGGACGAAAGCAAGAGGTCAGCAGATGAAACCGCCGCGGCGTATCCGTCCACAAGCTGTGACgtttcttaataaaaaaaataaaaaaacatcgaATAGGTGACTCACGGTGTACGGCTTCTCTCCGGTGTGAATGCGCAGGTGGCTCTTCAGGGTCTGCAGGTGGCGGAAGCGGGTGCCGCAGGTGTGGCAGGGGTACGGTTTCTCCCCCGTGTGGATCAGAACGTGGGCCCTCAGATGGGCAACCTAGCGGCAGTGACGTACATGTAATTAGTGTCTCCTTCAAACCGGACCCACCTACTTTAGGCAAACCTACAGGTGGAAACTGTGCTCTCTGATCTGCCACACCCGTTTCGTGCACTTCCCCTCCACAAGCCGACCCTCACCTGGACGAATCGCGAGCCGCAGGTGTCGCAGCGGTAGGGTTTCTCTCCCGAGTGGATGCGAGAGTGAGTCTTCAGGTTGGCCGGCCGGTTGAACTGGGCGCCGCACACATTGCAGCGGTACGGCTTCTCGCCTGCCGGGGGCAAAAAGGTCGGTGTGAGGCGGTTGGTTTCAAATAAAGGAAGAGAACGGGAGAGATGTACGTTAAGGGCCTCACCCGAGCAAACGCTTTTGGTTCCTTGAACGTTGCCAGAGTAACAG
This window harbors:
- the slc16a13 gene encoding monocarboxylate transporter 13 isoform X2; translation: MTNVEPRAEGRRPEEEEDEDETPEGGWGWVLVGALFVSTSLVFGLMRSLGVFFVEFVQYFEESAQAISWISSTGLAAQQFFSPLGAALCNAYDARVVVMAGGCLAGLGLVLASQATCLVHLYLTMGVISGLGWGLVFTPMVATVMAHFTRRRTLVLGVGFSSIGLSSFAFNPLFQLLVETYAWRGALLILGALSLNIVPCGALIRPRRRRRPEAAAKADPQRGPPLAAALRRVASYLELPVLLERPYVTYALAVTLLNVGYFVPYFHLVAHSRQAGFSEYQAAFVMSAAGASDILGRVASGWFSDLGHFRPVHLLTLWTALAGAFIMLLPVSSLSGSYAALMATGLLYGFCSGALTSLVFAVVPMIVGVPRMMGALGLLQLIESGAGLLGTPLSGLLKDVTGDYLASFVVSGAFLILGSLTLTTLPRYFSRKEPPAPPHGLHHKDQGLHPEAERMHGSPSDADRRGVGEGSGNPKECVA
- the slc16a13 gene encoding uncharacterized protein slc16a13 isoform X1; translation: MGAGRRPVRQHQPRVRPHAQPGRLLRGVCPVLRGERPGHLVDLVHGPGGTAVLQSARRGPLQRVRCPGGGDGGGLPRWPRPRTRLAGHVSGSPLPHHGRHLRSGLGAGLHPHGGHGHGSLHPPTHPGAGRGLLQHRPVLLRFQPALPAAGGDVRLAGGPPDPRGPQPQHRALRGPHPPAAAAAARSRGEGTHAPHDVVSQYISRNRANSVDARAKVKTVKLVPPLVTQADPQRGPPLAAALRRVASYLELPVLLERPYVTYALAVTLLNVGYFVPYFHLVAHSRQAGFSEYQAAFVMSAAGASDILGRVASGWFSDLGHFRPVHLLTLWTALAGAFIMLLPVSSLSGSYAALMATGLLYGFCSGALTSLVFAVVPMIVGVPRMMGALGLLQLIESGAGLLGTPLSGLLKDVTGDYLASFVVSGAFLILGSLTLTTLPRYFSRKEPPAPPHGLHHKDQGLHPEAERMHGSPSDADRRGVGEGSGNPKECVA